The following proteins are co-located in the Lacticaseibacillus paracasei subsp. paracasei genome:
- a CDS encoding type I restriction-modification system subunit M translates to MSEKTTQASQLESALWNAADVLRGKMDASEYKNYLLGLIFYRFLSEKTLTTFSDWAGETENVTQKYAQYMDPQFELEGVSVQPSLVEYLQNTLGYLIQPQALYTTLIGKIQAHTFALDDLSQALHDLEQSTQNLSSAQDFSGLFADVDLSSNKLGSSLQQRNQTISDTMLALNAIDLVHHQGDVLGDAYEYLIAQFASDSGKKAGEFYTPRQVSDIIAQIVTYQRNAGDKQVRTIYDPAVGSGSLLLNVGQHVQDPNLVSYHGQELNTTTYNLARMNLMLHGVSYDDMHLRNGDTLSKDWPVDEPYLFDAVVMNPPYSAHWDNSDKRLSDPRFRDYGVLPPKSKADFAFLLHGFYHLQEHGTMGIVLPHGVLFRGAKEGKIRQKLLLDNRIDAIIGLPANIFHSTSIPTLIMILKKHKTTDDVLFIDASREFEKDKNQNKLTAVNIQKIVTTYQNRQDVDKYAHVASPAEIKANDYNLNIPRYVDTFEPEPEIDLNQVKADLKQLDEEISQNEQIFNELASQLVTTQVNDQSKPEAHK, encoded by the coding sequence ATGTCAGAAAAAACAACTCAAGCTAGTCAACTTGAAAGCGCCCTATGGAATGCGGCCGATGTCTTACGCGGGAAAATGGACGCTTCTGAATATAAAAATTATTTATTGGGGTTAATTTTTTATCGGTTTCTATCCGAGAAAACCTTAACGACTTTTAGTGATTGGGCAGGCGAAACCGAAAATGTCACTCAGAAATATGCTCAGTATATGGATCCTCAGTTCGAGTTGGAAGGCGTCTCGGTGCAGCCCAGTTTAGTGGAGTATTTGCAAAACACGCTCGGCTATTTAATTCAACCACAAGCGTTGTACACCACCCTGATTGGCAAGATTCAAGCCCATACTTTTGCGTTAGACGATTTATCTCAAGCACTTCATGATCTGGAACAGTCGACGCAAAATCTGTCTTCAGCGCAAGACTTTTCGGGCTTGTTTGCCGATGTGGATTTAAGTAGTAATAAATTAGGCAGTTCTTTACAACAACGTAACCAAACTATTAGTGATACTATGTTGGCTTTAAATGCAATTGATCTTGTCCACCATCAAGGCGACGTCCTAGGTGACGCCTATGAATACTTAATCGCGCAATTTGCCAGTGATTCCGGTAAAAAAGCGGGTGAATTTTATACCCCACGGCAGGTGTCCGACATTATTGCCCAGATTGTGACTTATCAGCGCAATGCAGGTGACAAACAAGTTCGAACTATTTATGATCCAGCGGTTGGTTCCGGTTCACTGCTATTAAATGTCGGACAGCACGTGCAAGACCCCAATTTAGTGAGTTATCACGGCCAAGAATTGAACACCACGACCTATAACCTGGCCCGTATGAACCTCATGTTACATGGGGTCTCGTATGACGATATGCATTTACGCAATGGCGACACGTTAAGTAAAGATTGGCCGGTTGACGAACCTTACTTATTTGATGCGGTCGTTATGAACCCGCCCTACTCGGCGCACTGGGATAATAGTGACAAACGTTTGTCTGATCCCCGCTTCCGCGACTATGGCGTCTTACCGCCTAAATCTAAAGCCGACTTTGCCTTTCTGCTACACGGCTTTTATCATTTGCAGGAGCACGGAACTATGGGCATTGTCTTACCCCATGGCGTGCTATTTCGGGGGGCTAAGGAAGGTAAGATTCGCCAAAAACTCCTGCTGGATAACCGGATTGATGCCATTATTGGACTACCCGCCAATATTTTTCATTCCACCAGTATTCCAACGTTGATCATGATTTTAAAGAAACACAAAACCACTGACGACGTCTTATTTATTGATGCGTCCCGGGAATTTGAAAAGGACAAGAATCAAAATAAGCTAACGGCAGTGAATATTCAAAAAATTGTGACCACTTATCAAAACCGGCAGGATGTCGATAAATATGCCCATGTGGCCTCACCGGCAGAAATCAAAGCGAATGATTATAATTTAAATATTCCGCGCTACGTTGATACGTTTGAGCCGGAACCCGAGATTGATCTGAACCAAGTCAAAGCTGATCTAAAGCAACTGGACGAGGAAATCAGTCAGAATGAACAAATCTTTAATGAATTAGCTAGCCAGTTAGTGACCACCCAGGTTAATGACCAGTCAAAACCGGAGGCCCACAAATGA
- a CDS encoding type I restriction endonuclease subunit R, producing MLELSFEKEVVKTLTTGNNQWVERKDLYGATPDQLWANFRDKLNNNNYAKLQGQPLTDTEFNQVKRAIEVRTPYEAAKLLAAENGIGKVEIERDDAKLGTVTLELFWKADVAGGKSSYEVVRQAVRPRLAGTQDVDPDRRFDVTLLINGLPLIQLELKKATVELNQAFNQIEKYAQEGKYTGIYSLLQMFVIMTPDSTAYFANAEPDHFNKAFLFNWRTRDNHPVENGLAFTRQVLNIPMAHKMVSEYTVIDQERQSLILLRPYQIYAIEAVMHRIHDHQDGFVWHTTGSGKTLTSYKTAKLAAQDPGVDKVIFLVDRRDLDEQTTSNFSAYAANDDIAINEAQNTGDLMRKLQQNDGKVLVTSIQKLHRAVKKTQAQLATGKQSRFSKTLKQRVIFFVDEAHRSQFGKMQKEIRAAFINSNWYGYTGTPIFNENKKQLKGDLAVTTEELFGKVCHVYNLRDALEDQAVLPFNVEHVTTIGKDTLIIRALEKETQRVKARRDKQGRLLSTADEAKIQAKIQAMSVKDLEETYLTPADFETDEHIQQVVQYILQKGPRKTSLGHGNYNAILTTSSIEMAQRYYQAFKAAKKTTHNQLDPDWPRIAITYSLSENEDQSAQKHDQMATILKDYNRQYHTNFDLADLNLYNEDVAKRAARREAVFAHLQPDQEINLVIVVRRLLTGFDAPRLNTLFVDRTLAYQELIQAYSRTNRLQNRELKQEGQIVTFRVPAIMEANEREAYKLYSGEGSFNVIIRPTYQQAVLKFQKAVVDLKAIAPTPTAADDLKGTTAKVQFVKAFRQVNQQLNSLSMYNDFTWENSEKTFGIAQPEVESYTGKYLRIKAAVTNQEPEKVPEELAALDFSLAVGSVVLVDYDYLTQLIQDWIDEQQQYTTPDQAQAHMTDYLQNSAKVQASLNKLAETQPQQAQLIREAMPYIEQQMQQSQQQSDQNQAPVALNARELVAAYAQKQLVQKTTAFAHTWGLDQATLLRVAREHTVGTDEWHHEQELTQSANLAAALQAQTAAGPKIPAILPLYRIKSQAAWRQFIEHDLAIYLQK from the coding sequence ATGTTGGAGCTGTCGTTTGAAAAAGAAGTCGTTAAAACCTTAACAACCGGGAACAATCAATGGGTGGAGCGAAAAGATCTATATGGTGCCACTCCTGATCAATTATGGGCTAATTTTCGAGATAAGTTAAACAACAATAATTATGCTAAATTGCAAGGGCAGCCATTAACTGATACTGAATTTAATCAAGTTAAACGTGCTATTGAAGTACGGACGCCTTACGAAGCGGCTAAATTACTAGCTGCCGAAAACGGCATTGGTAAAGTTGAAATCGAACGTGATGATGCCAAATTGGGGACCGTCACCCTGGAATTGTTTTGGAAAGCGGACGTCGCTGGTGGTAAATCTAGTTATGAAGTGGTCCGACAAGCAGTACGACCACGGTTAGCTGGTACTCAAGATGTCGATCCTGATCGCCGGTTTGACGTAACCCTATTGATTAATGGGTTACCCTTAATTCAATTGGAACTAAAAAAAGCCACGGTTGAACTTAACCAGGCTTTTAATCAAATTGAAAAATACGCGCAAGAAGGTAAATATACGGGGATTTACTCGCTGCTGCAAATGTTTGTGATTATGACGCCGGATAGTACGGCGTATTTTGCGAATGCCGAACCGGATCATTTCAATAAAGCCTTTTTGTTCAATTGGCGAACGCGGGATAATCACCCCGTGGAAAACGGCTTAGCGTTTACGCGCCAAGTCCTTAATATTCCCATGGCCCACAAAATGGTCAGTGAATATACGGTCATCGACCAAGAACGTCAGAGCTTAATTCTCTTACGGCCTTATCAGATTTATGCGATTGAAGCCGTGATGCACCGGATTCATGACCATCAAGATGGCTTTGTTTGGCATACCACGGGTTCTGGTAAAACACTCACCTCATATAAAACCGCTAAATTAGCGGCGCAAGATCCCGGTGTCGATAAGGTCATCTTCTTAGTTGACCGGCGGGATTTAGACGAACAGACAACCAGCAACTTTAGTGCCTATGCCGCCAATGACGATATTGCCATTAACGAAGCCCAAAATACCGGTGATTTAATGCGTAAATTGCAACAAAATGACGGTAAGGTCTTGGTCACCTCGATTCAAAAACTTCATCGGGCGGTCAAAAAAACGCAAGCCCAGCTGGCAACCGGTAAGCAATCCCGCTTTAGTAAGACTTTAAAGCAACGGGTAATCTTCTTTGTTGACGAAGCCCACCGGTCGCAGTTTGGTAAGATGCAAAAGGAAATCCGAGCAGCGTTTATCAATAGTAACTGGTATGGTTACACCGGCACCCCCATCTTTAATGAAAATAAAAAACAGCTCAAGGGTGATCTAGCGGTCACGACTGAGGAGCTATTTGGTAAAGTCTGTCACGTTTATAACTTGCGAGATGCCTTAGAGGACCAAGCCGTGTTACCGTTTAACGTGGAACACGTAACGACGATTGGGAAAGACACGTTAATAATCCGGGCCCTCGAAAAAGAAACTCAGCGCGTCAAAGCACGTCGCGATAAGCAAGGCCGCCTGCTGAGTACAGCTGATGAAGCAAAAATTCAAGCCAAGATTCAAGCGATGTCAGTCAAGGACTTGGAAGAAACGTATTTAACTCCGGCTGACTTTGAGACTGATGAACATATCCAACAAGTTGTTCAATATATTTTACAAAAAGGCCCACGTAAAACCAGCTTGGGGCATGGCAACTACAATGCGATTTTAACCACCAGCTCCATTGAAATGGCGCAACGCTATTATCAAGCCTTTAAAGCCGCGAAAAAGACTACTCACAATCAGCTAGATCCTGATTGGCCCCGAATTGCGATTACTTATTCATTAAGTGAAAACGAAGATCAGAGTGCGCAAAAACATGACCAAATGGCCACCATTTTAAAAGATTATAATCGGCAGTATCACACTAATTTTGATTTAGCCGATTTGAATCTCTACAACGAAGATGTCGCAAAACGGGCCGCCCGGCGTGAGGCGGTCTTTGCTCATTTGCAACCCGATCAGGAAATTAATTTAGTGATTGTGGTGCGACGGTTATTAACGGGTTTTGATGCCCCTCGGCTAAACACGCTCTTTGTTGACCGCACCTTAGCTTATCAAGAACTCATTCAAGCCTACTCACGCACCAACCGGCTCCAAAACCGGGAATTAAAACAAGAAGGCCAAATTGTGACCTTTCGGGTGCCGGCAATCATGGAAGCGAATGAACGTGAAGCTTATAAGTTATATAGTGGCGAAGGCTCTTTTAATGTCATCATTCGTCCCACTTATCAGCAGGCCGTCTTAAAATTTCAAAAGGCTGTGGTGGATTTAAAAGCCATTGCTCCAACGCCGACGGCTGCCGATGACCTTAAAGGAACTACTGCCAAGGTACAGTTTGTGAAAGCCTTTCGCCAAGTGAATCAACAATTGAATTCCTTATCCATGTACAACGATTTCACTTGGGAGAACAGCGAAAAGACTTTTGGTATTGCTCAGCCCGAAGTAGAATCCTATACGGGTAAATATCTGCGGATTAAAGCGGCGGTTACTAACCAAGAGCCTGAGAAAGTCCCCGAAGAGTTGGCCGCTTTAGACTTTTCCTTAGCCGTTGGTTCAGTCGTCTTGGTGGATTATGATTATTTGACGCAATTAATTCAAGATTGGATTGATGAACAGCAACAGTACACGACACCTGATCAAGCCCAAGCCCATATGACCGATTACCTGCAAAATAGTGCCAAAGTACAGGCTAGTTTGAATAAATTAGCGGAAACGCAACCGCAACAGGCTCAATTAATTCGCGAAGCCATGCCTTATATTGAGCAACAAATGCAACAGTCTCAGCAACAGAGTGACCAAAATCAAGCGCCAGTAGCGTTGAATGCTCGGGAGTTGGTGGCCGCTTATGCCCAGAAACAATTGGTCCAAAAAACGACGGCTTTTGCCCACACGTGGGGCCTAGATCAAGCAACCCTATTACGGGTGGCACGTGAACACACCGTGGGTACTGATGAATGGCATCATGAACAAGAATTAACGCAGTCAGCGAATTTAGCAGCGGCCTTACAAGCTCAAACAGCCGCTGGGCCGAAGATTCCAGCTATTTTGCCACTATACCGGATTAAGTCCCAGGCCGCTTGGCGGCAGTTTATTGAACACGATTTAGCAATTTATCTACAAAAATAA
- a CDS encoding IS30 family transposase encodes MHEQDITRRQPGHHLSQMERGRIAELYAPGTSKREIAAKIGVCHQTINNEIDRGTVKRAKRINGKLIYHTEYSPEAAQTRYETARLNCHRPDKFAATSHFLAWYANQAKTEHWSPDAAVGAARRAKLFTPEEMVCTTTLYRYIDDQRLEIRNIDLVENANRRTKQHKSTKHKRLAGRSIEERPKAVERRKQFGHWEMDTVVGKRNGRESVILSLIERKTRCQLLRLIDGRDSDSVEFALREIKLEWGDCLRTITADNGPEFSTLNKAFEDTDTDIFYAHSYTSCDRGSNEAHNRMIRRDYPKGESLDDVSPSQVLATQDRLNGLPRRKLDYRSPQECFETEVRRTRRSAQHVS; translated from the coding sequence ATGCATGAACAGGATATCACACGTCGTCAACCAGGTCATCATTTGTCTCAAATGGAACGCGGTAGAATTGCAGAACTTTACGCCCCCGGCACCTCCAAACGCGAAATTGCTGCCAAAATTGGCGTCTGCCATCAAACCATCAATAATGAGATTGACCGAGGGACTGTCAAGCGGGCTAAGCGCATTAATGGCAAACTGATCTATCATACGGAATATAGTCCTGAAGCTGCTCAGACGCGCTATGAGACCGCACGTCTGAATTGTCATAGGCCGGATAAATTCGCCGCTACAAGCCACTTCCTGGCCTGGTATGCTAATCAGGCCAAGACTGAACACTGGTCGCCTGATGCAGCCGTTGGCGCCGCACGGCGAGCCAAGCTATTCACCCCTGAGGAGATGGTGTGCACAACCACTTTATATCGCTACATCGATGATCAACGCTTAGAAATTCGGAACATCGATCTCGTGGAGAACGCAAATCGGCGGACCAAGCAACACAAGAGCACTAAGCATAAGCGCCTAGCCGGCCGCAGTATTGAGGAGCGTCCTAAGGCTGTCGAACGCCGCAAGCAGTTCGGACATTGGGAGATGGATACCGTTGTCGGGAAACGCAATGGCCGTGAGAGCGTCATCCTTAGCCTGATTGAGCGGAAGACTCGTTGCCAACTTCTCCGACTGATCGACGGCCGAGACTCGGACTCTGTGGAGTTTGCGTTACGAGAAATCAAGCTTGAGTGGGGTGACTGTCTGCGCACGATTACCGCAGACAATGGCCCGGAGTTCTCGACTCTGAATAAGGCCTTTGAGGACACAGATACAGACATCTTCTACGCGCATTCATACACCTCATGCGATCGCGGCTCCAACGAGGCCCACAATCGCATGATTAGACGTGACTACCCAAAAGGCGAGTCGCTGGATGATGTTAGTCCCAGCCAGGTGCTGGCTACCCAAGACCGTCTTAACGGGCTTCCCCGGAGAAAGCTAGACTACCGTAGCCCCCAGGAGTGTTTTGAGACCGAAGTGCGCCGGACTCGGCGTTCAGCACAACACGTAAGCTAA
- a CDS encoding nitroreductase family protein, whose protein sequence is MFLDHRTIRKFSTQQVDPQCLNRLITVAQHTATSHFLQSFSIIHITDSALRSQIAAISHQTYVDGNGNGELLIFVADQYRADLCADHPNQLSSTDKFIQAASDTLLAAENLVDAAENQGLGTVILGSILNDPKQLISLLHLPNLTFPICGVIVGYPDQKPNFKPRMPQSLMSFDNTYHLPDDWKTQLTDYDHVIQHYYATRDTNQREETFSHLLANGAAHTPKKRSELLDALHQQGFCLK, encoded by the coding sequence ATGTTTTTAGATCATCGAACCATTCGCAAATTTTCCACGCAACAAGTTGACCCGCAATGCTTGAACCGCCTGATCACTGTGGCCCAACATACTGCAACCTCACATTTCTTGCAGTCTTTTAGCATTATTCATATCACCGATTCCGCACTGCGTTCACAAATCGCCGCCATCAGCCACCAAACTTATGTCGATGGCAATGGCAATGGTGAATTATTGATTTTCGTGGCGGATCAATACCGCGCAGACCTATGCGCCGACCACCCTAACCAACTCAGCTCAACGGATAAATTTATCCAAGCCGCATCGGATACTTTATTGGCGGCAGAAAACCTCGTCGATGCCGCTGAAAATCAAGGGTTAGGAACCGTGATTTTAGGCAGTATCCTCAATGATCCAAAACAATTGATCTCCCTGCTTCACCTACCGAACCTCACCTTCCCGATTTGTGGCGTGATTGTCGGCTATCCCGATCAAAAACCAAACTTCAAGCCGCGCATGCCGCAAAGCTTAATGAGCTTCGACAATACTTATCACTTACCTGACGACTGGAAAACGCAACTAACAGATTACGACCACGTGATTCAGCATTACTATGCGACCCGCGATACCAATCAGCGCGAAGAAACCTTCTCCCATTTGTTAGCTAACGGTGCCGCCCATACGCCGAAAAAGCGCAGCGAACTACTCGATGCCTTGCATCAACAAGGGTTCTGTTTGAAATAA
- a CDS encoding recombinase family protein, whose amino-acid sequence MAKIGYARVSSKEQHLDRQLAPLKDVDKLFTDKLSGANTNRPELQKMLAYIREGDIVMVTELDRLGRNNHDLTKIMNSIQNKGATLDVLNLPSMTGIADPNLRQLMTNLIIELYKYQAESERKRIIERQQQGIALAKQQGKYHGRKPQYAKDDPRLQHAFKLYRAGMSDIDVSRNTGIKRTTFIRYRVKYGIKRK is encoded by the coding sequence ATGGCTAAAATCGGTTATGCGCGTGTGAGTTCCAAGGAGCAACATTTAGATCGACAGTTAGCGCCTTTAAAAGACGTTGATAAATTATTTACGGATAAATTAAGTGGGGCTAACACTAATCGGCCAGAACTGCAAAAAATGCTGGCCTATATTCGTGAGGGTGATATTGTAATGGTCACTGAATTAGATCGCTTAGGCAGAAACAACCATGATTTGACTAAGATCATGAACTCCATTCAAAATAAGGGTGCCACCCTAGATGTGTTGAATTTACCGTCCATGACAGGGATTGCTGACCCAAATTTACGTCAACTGATGACCAACTTGATTATTGAACTCTATAAGTATCAGGCCGAAAGTGAACGTAAGCGAATCATTGAGCGCCAGCAACAAGGGATTGCCTTAGCTAAGCAGCAGGGTAAATATCATGGGCGCAAACCCCAATATGCCAAAGATGATCCCCGTTTGCAACATGCTTTTAAGCTTTATCGAGCTGGCATGAGTGACATTGATGTGTCCCGAAATACAGGTATTAAACGGACGACCTTTATTCGATACCGTGTGAAATACGGTATTAAAAGAAAATAG
- a CDS encoding glycoside-pentoside-hexuronide (GPH):cation symporter has translation MKSTTKWVTRWPERISYGLSDAADNLVFQMMTTYLLFFYTDVYGLTPSAVAILFVVARVADVVESFVIGIMIDHTHSRFGKSRPFFLWYSLPYVIFAVLTFVTPNFSYNGKLIWAYVTYLGLGFLYTAVNLPITSILPTMSQNTRELTLLGVIRQFFGSSVQIVVAVFTLPLVAFFGHGNQQKGFLGTIFVFSLISFLLIINTFVHVRERFANPEIAHQPLTTVLKMLKHNQPWIVMSIVILMYWLVTAIKNQTTIYYFKYTVGNENLVPLANSFTLAALIGVLLIIRITEVRSKKQTMLRGILMALVGQAVIAVGVYTKILWFLFGGVLINSIGNGIIIGLVSIMIADTIRYGASMGIQAEGILASTDDFGVNVGLGVGGLITAGLFHFSGYVANRTQNAATLTMINLNYVWIPLVIYVGMYFVLRLYDEGRIERAIEARK, from the coding sequence ATGAAAAGCACGACGAAATGGGTAACACGGTGGCCCGAACGAATTAGTTACGGCTTAAGTGATGCCGCCGATAATTTAGTCTTTCAAATGATGACGACCTATTTGCTATTCTTTTACACGGATGTTTATGGACTGACACCAAGCGCGGTGGCCATTTTATTTGTCGTGGCGCGGGTAGCTGACGTTGTTGAAAGTTTTGTCATCGGGATCATGATTGATCACACACATTCACGGTTTGGCAAGAGCCGACCGTTCTTCCTCTGGTATTCGTTACCTTACGTTATTTTTGCGGTTCTCACCTTTGTGACGCCTAACTTTTCGTATAATGGTAAATTAATCTGGGCATATGTGACGTATTTAGGCCTTGGATTTCTGTATACGGCTGTTAATCTGCCAATCACGTCAATCTTACCAACGATGTCGCAGAATACTCGTGAGTTGACGTTGTTGGGTGTCATTCGTCAATTCTTTGGCAGTTCGGTTCAAATTGTGGTGGCTGTATTCACATTACCCTTGGTTGCGTTCTTCGGCCACGGTAATCAGCAAAAAGGGTTCTTGGGTACAATCTTCGTGTTTAGCCTGATTTCATTTCTTTTGATTATCAACACGTTTGTCCATGTTCGCGAACGGTTCGCGAATCCTGAAATTGCCCATCAACCGTTAACAACTGTCCTAAAAATGTTGAAACATAATCAGCCATGGATCGTTATGTCAATCGTGATTCTCATGTACTGGCTGGTGACGGCAATTAAGAATCAGACAACCATTTACTATTTTAAATATACGGTGGGAAACGAAAACCTGGTACCACTAGCTAACAGTTTTACCCTGGCAGCGTTAATCGGGGTATTGCTGATCATTCGAATTACCGAGGTTCGCAGTAAGAAGCAAACGATGCTTCGCGGTATTCTAATGGCGCTGGTTGGTCAAGCCGTGATTGCGGTTGGGGTTTATACCAAAATACTGTGGTTCTTGTTTGGCGGTGTCTTGATTAACTCGATTGGCAATGGGATCATTATCGGCCTCGTCTCAATCATGATTGCTGACACAATCCGTTATGGTGCCAGCATGGGGATCCAAGCCGAGGGAATTCTGGCTTCAACGGATGACTTTGGCGTTAACGTCGGCCTTGGTGTTGGCGGCTTGATTACAGCTGGTTTGTTTCACTTTTCGGGTTACGTTGCCAATCGAACCCAGAATGCCGCAACTCTCACCATGATTAATTTGAATTATGTTTGGATTCCGTTGGTTATTTATGTGGGGATGTATTTTGTATTGCGGCTTTATGATGAGGGGCGGATTGAACGAGCAATAGAAGCAAGAAAATAA
- a CDS encoding IS5 family transposase (programmed frameshift) yields the protein MPDYPSNISRAQFALIQPDLENFRKHTRPRRYDLYDVFNAILYSLTTGCQWRELPHDFPEWHTVYRYYDMWRDKPDPTANSLLERLLKKPVASYRFAQGRSARTSFVIVDAQSVKTTDLTKNSGYDGGKKISGIKRHMAVDINRLPQAILVTRANVSDRSGALAMLSLASQNLELVQHVMVDGGYTGNDFADQVKLILNAKTTVARRNELHMFTVLPQRWIVERSWSWLDKCRRLWKNCERALNSSLQMVVLAFLKIVLKRY from the exons ATGCCAGATTATCCAAGCAATATTTCTCGAGCGCAATTTGCGTTAATACAACCTGATTTAGAAAACTTCCGTAAGCATACAAGACCGCGTCGTTATGATCTTTATGACGTATTCAATGCCATCCTTTACTCGCTTACTACAGGGTGTCAATGGCGTGAATTACCGCACGATTTCCCGGAATGGCATACCGTCTACCGCTATTACGATATGTGGCGAGATAAACCAGACCCGACAGCTAATTCGCTATTAGAAAGGCTTTTAAAAAAAC CTGTCGCTTCCTATCGTTTTGCACAGGGCCGATCGGCCCGAACGTCGTTTGTGATTGTTGATGCTCAAAGTGTTAAAACCACTGATTTAACGAAAAATAGTGGCTACGATGGCGGCAAAAAGATTTCAGGGATTAAGCGTCATATGGCGGTTGATATTAATCGTTTACCACAAGCCATTCTCGTGACACGAGCTAATGTATCAGATCGTTCAGGTGCATTAGCTATGCTTAGTTTGGCTAGCCAAAATTTAGAGCTGGTTCAGCATGTCATGGTTGATGGTGGCTACACTGGCAATGACTTTGCGGATCAGGTGAAGCTCATTTTGAATGCTAAGACGACGGTAGCTAGACGCAACGAGTTGCATATGTTCACGGTGTTACCGCAACGATGGATCGTTGAACGTTCATGGAGTTGGCTAGACAAATGTCGGCGACTTTGGAAAAACTGTGAACGTGCCCTTAACAGCAGTCTTCAAATGGTTGTATTGGCCTTCCTGAAGATAGTTCTTAAAAGATACTAG
- a CDS encoding UPF0236 family transposase-like protein, which yields MNSILQQIITEMMTSFGNSAFDLLTGKLDFANLVIETQKSFGKTLCQLLGVMLEQQDQVLADSSYRKQFFKIKDMRERHVDTSIGTVSFRRRYYEDVRTNERIFLLDEQIGLEKSSRLGLDLKAKLLEPV from the coding sequence TTGAACTCTATCTTACAACAAATCATCACAGAAATGATGACATCATTTGGAAACTCTGCCTTTGATTTACTGACAGGAAAGTTAGACTTTGCCAATCTAGTCATCGAAACTCAAAAAAGTTTTGGAAAGACTCTTTGTCAATTACTTGGTGTCATGCTGGAACAACAAGATCAGGTTTTGGCGGATTCTTCCTACCGGAAGCAGTTTTTTAAAATCAAGGATATGCGTGAACGCCATGTCGATACCAGCATTGGCACTGTATCTTTTCGCCGTCGGTACTATGAAGATGTTCGTACCAATGAACGCATCTTTTTGCTTGATGAGCAGATCGGCCTTGAAAAAAGTAGTCGGCTCGGTCTCGACCTCAAGGCCAAGTTATTAGAACCTGTCTAG